The sequence CTTAACATATTCTCCAATTACTGTTTTCAATTAGCccactttaaaacacttttactTTTGAGATTTTCTAAATGAGCACGTAGAGATCGGCATTAGCACAGCCACACTGCAAAACaagacattcttccaaagcattcatctcttgttttctgtaaaaatatttttatcttctTAAATTTACATgcacataacaagaaaagtgacccaagatatttagtcttgttttgtgaaagaaaaatacataaactaggtttattttacaatgaatTAATTGTACATTAAATCTACAATAAGTTACTGACAAACTTACAgcgaaattacagcaaagttttacagtgtgtgcTTCCATATATGAGTCGGACACAACTTCCGCTCACCTGAACAGCCTGAaggctcatgaatattaattagttCCTGCTGACGTTTCACGATGTACGTGCAGCTGTTTGCTTTACTTCTCTAATTTAAATGCAGTGCTTGACCTGTTTTCTTATTTGATgtgaaataaaagtttatttatttattctaaacAACACACtacatttattatcattaagTAATGCTTCTTAATTTAAGCAATAATTATATCATTTCTTGGCTGAAAACCTAAAACAAATGAACAGTTTGACTGAATATTATCGATAACCTACCGGTGAAGACGGCgtttatcattcataatatcCTCCTGCAGGAATAATAGGGTACTGATGAGAGTTTCTCTCACAAATAGCCTttagtgaatgaatgaatctgtTTTGCCgtcaattaaatgaaaaataaacgtTCTTCTGCTTTTTTTAGGTTAAATCTCACATGGATCTATAAGAGTCACTCCGAGTTATGTTGTGTGAAACGTTAACATTGCAATAATTTTTCAGTTGTATTCACCTGAATGCAAGTTTGGACAGGtagagcgcacacacacacacacacacacacacacacacacacacattaaagtacacactctaacacacacacacgccctTCTGCACACAACAGGTACCAGAAGCAGGAAGCGATCGTGCTCTTGGACACATTGGGTTCAACATGCAGGATCTAACGATTCTATTCACAAAggatattttttaaacacacagattttatttaggAAAGTTTAAGAGACATTGCGGAGGACGATGGGCTCGTGTTTGGTTTCTGTGCTCATTGGACTGATCTTGATGCAAATTCAACAAAACTCAGGTGAGTTTGCAAAGCGCCGCACCAAACACTCCAGCAAGTGAATAAAGCGTCGATTTAAACTCTTAAACGAGATTCTCTCTGTATTCGTTTTGAATATTTAGGgagtttaaatgtataaaatcgattaaatatttaatgaaatgtgAAAGATGATCTGAGTCTGAAATAGAGGTGAAAGCATGTTTGAAGTTGGAGACACGGTGTGTGTTGAGGCCTTATGTATACGATGTTGTTTATTCATATGCGCATATTTGATAACACTATAGCCAATAAAACTCTGCAGGATCTACTTCTTCGTGGCCTTAATACTGAAAAAGATCATTGTGTTAATTATGAATAAGAGTGTGTTTGAAGGGTGGGTTGTTGTAACATGCTTTTGGGCAGGAGAGAAACCCATTTGCACTTTCACTGCTGTTTCCTCTGTGAACTCGAATGCGTATctcttgtttgcttttctaTTGACATTCCACTTTAACCTCCAATAATCTTTCATTTCCAAGGTCTTTATAGTGATTCACAAAGTGTTTTATTGAGTGTATGTTTGGAGCTGTGTTTTTATAACTAATGCAAATGGGGGAAAGGgatctttttttgtctttacacacgtttattttgtgcattttatatttattttaacaacataattcttcataattccagaaatgctaaatatatacatatgtgaTGGATGACTAAAgtttgagagagagatattatagtttagtttttttggttttatttagatttagtaatatttttattagcttttaatttttatatttttagtttccgtgttaatttttgttaaagttttagcaattttgatATATGCTTGTGaagttttataattaaaaaaattacatctttaaaagttaaatgttGCAATATAagatcaattattttttattttgttttttgataattagtataattttactgctttaaacttacttcagtttatttttgaggcaacactTCAAATTTTCCTTAAATTTTTCCAATAGATCACTATCTTTAATTGAGAGATGATTTTAAGATTATTTAGATTACACAGTGCATTTTGTCAATAGTGTTTGAAGTGTTTCATCATGGttaaatacatttgatataAAGGGAGTTGTTTGACAGTATAATGGAAGGAGTTTGGCGAGAGGGGTGTGTCTACTGATTCATACTGTAGAGTTCTGTCACAAACATGAGTAAATATTCGCAGACAATGAAGACATTTGCATGGTGTAACATGAAACAGTGACCAACTTTCTCCACCTGTGATTGTTGAATTTTTAACTGTTACATTTGTGCAATCTAAATCATGTCAAAACTTGTGAActttttcttagttttttaaaacaaagcggGTGCAGCAAAGAAGAACAGCAAAGATGTCTTTAACCAGTATTTTACTGTGAGACTTGTGAACAAACTTTAAATCATGTTTCAAAAAACTTCTGAAGATTTGTCTTTTCCACTAACACTGTGTATTgttgtatttaatcatttaattcatGAAAATTTGTATGTTCGGTTTGTGCTCCTTTTTTCTCTATAGTCGCTAACTTACCtgtacaaaatactttttgtttgtaGCACTTCTCATGATTGTTCTGTGTAAATCagacttttgtgtttttgtcccTTTGCTTTTATGTGGGTGGCTGTCTCAATTCAtccatgttgtttgtttacacgGTTCcacattcaattaaaaaaaaatatattagttaggtttgatgttgttttgtccAAGCATAATATTAGCTGTAATGtagataaaaaacattattatgattattttaaatattaatattataaaattaaaatgtatttattgttctgTATAGTTGAATCTTGTCCCAGCATCAATTGATTTGTAATGTggaattgtattattattattattaaaaatattattagtatGAAACTAAAGTTAATTTATGCTGCACAATTATTTACTATGATTGGATTTTTTGCAGAGTGTTATAAAATTGAGGTGACCCCTCAGCGTGCCACTACAGTAGTCTTCAGAAGAAAAGGTGGACAGGATCTGGACTGCACTGCATGTAAGCGTGTAGGCTCATCTGAAACCTGCCAGAGCTCTGATCTAAAACTTGATGATCCCGAACTTACCGTTGTGAATTTCAACTGCTCTCAGCCTGCAGATGTCTTTAATGTGGAGGTCACCCAGGGTATTGGTAAGAACTGTTTGAGTCTTCCAagaaacaacattcaaaaagtCATGATTAACATCTAAAGCACCTCCCAAAGCATGCATTCAAGCAACAAGCCTATTTCAAGAACAATTTCTAAACATAATGGGTTTTCTTAAGCATGCTGTGCCTAAATACAAAGGTCAAACCTAATGCTTCATTACTTTTATCAAACATCTGCTACAATAAGGttgttcaatttatttttatataatcatcAAGAGTAAAATCGCTTATTTACCTAGAATTCAACTTCCCATTGTTaaattttgttttctgaatgtaGAGTGCTTCGAAACACGCTGCAACAACATTGCCATACATCCAGACTCTACGCGGTTCTTGGACTTCACCAGAACCTTTATCTGGGATGTGAAGGTTCCTTTATCCAACACTGTCCAACTGGACTTTCCAGCACCAGGAATGAGGCAGATCAAACCATCAGAACACTGTCTTAACAATCACACTTACACCATCATTTCATACCGGGCGGGACGTACCAGCATTGGCACGTTTTGTATGAGCGGTACAATCAGTCGAATCCAAGTGTTGTATAGGGGCCGTGTATCTTTGGAGGTTCAAAAAGGTACAGACCTGAACCCATCTGACTTCAAAGTGTCTGTTGGACCCGAGTCAACAAGTAAGTGATTTGGAACCCTTGTGGGATGTAAATGTCCCAAACGCTCCCCACAGACTTTGTGGTCCCAACTGTTGTTTAGTCCACAGCAATTGTGACGTTTGGGCCAGGATCATAGTTCTAGAGTCACCAATTGCTTGTGAATTGACTTTGTGAGATTCAAGTGTTTGtcaataaaatgtctttctctggATCTCTAGTGTCGGTTGAGGTGGACTCCAAGCTGCCCAGAGGAGAATCATTCGAAGTCTTTTTTACaccagaatacacaaaagggtTCTCGAGGGAAGATAAAATCAAATGGAACTTTGCTGTTGAGCCCTCGCACAATTTTTCTGTTAAATATCTTGATAAAACTGAACCTGAATGCCAAACAGGGGATGTCTCAATTGAGTATCTGTTTGAAGACAAGTTTGTGCTCACAAAGACATTAAAGGACGATCCCCCGGCCAATAAAAATGGAGATTTCAGTATGACTCTAGCCAATTGCCTTGCAAAGACGGGGCTTTCTTTGAACTTCGAAGTGTCTGTGTTTAGAGGTGGAATTCCAAGTAAGAGGAACACACAGAGTTGTGgactttttaaagttatttagcTGGAATGTACCGTGCCCAGATACATAACATGctgctttatttattgttcAGAACTTTGCAAAGTGGATCTTCAGAACGAGGAGGGATTGAGTCTACAAGTAGAAAAGAAAAATCCAATGTCCTACTGTGAAATGAGAATGAATTCTCTGGTGCAGGAGAAAACTGTGATACCCGCGGGGAGCAAAGTTGAGTTGTCCTTCCTCGACTGCTCTGCAGATGATCTACAGCTGATGGCCACCAAAACCATAGGTAACACAAACAATGATTTCTTTGAGTCAGAACATGCTTTTGAGTTCATGCTACACTTTTAATCTATATTTCCAAACCCTGTTCTCTTATTAGTTTTAGATTGTCCTAGGGGGCCTCCGTGTGCTGTGAGAAGTACTGATTTAACTATTCCAGCGCCAGTCAGTTGTCTGCCTGCCCTTCAACAGTTTACCTGGCTCCTCCGTTTACCGGAAGGATCCATAGATCTGTCCTCCCTTCAGGGAAACCTACATCAATCTGTACCAGAGAAAGAGTGTAATCAAGTTACCTTCCTGGTCTCAGAGATTGGTGGCTCTAACATCGGCCAGTTTTGTTCTGATGGAGAAGGCACTATCCAGAAAATCCAGATCAAAGGGAACGCTTCCATTACTGCAATGCCCAAAGGTGCACAGGGCCTGAGTCAGGAGAAAGGACCTCTCTTAAAAGCAATCTTGAATCCAGAATTCTCAGGTAAGCTTCTTCTACCTAGATTATTCGAACAGCACCTTGACCCTTTGAATGATGTTGATTTTGATGGGAATTTGCCGTCTGCCTCACAGAGAATGTAGTGTACTCAGTTTCGCCACTTTTTATGGGATCCACGTATCTCACAACACCCAACTGGCCCGATGGTATGATGCCGTCCACCTCCGTCACGTGGACCGTGCTGGTTCCCTCAGATTACCGGGCGGAGATAGTGTTCACCAACATCTCTCAACCGAAGTGCGCCTCGGGTCACGCTGTTGTTAAGATACAATCGGTAGACTCTCAGGAGGTTCAGTCCTGGAGAGAAGATCAAACCCTTCCATCCATGGTCATTCAACAACAAAGCTTCTACCTTAACATGTCAAACTGTGAACCCAAAAGTGAACGCTTTGCTGTGCTCTCTAAGATCATTTTGCAGAGAGAAACCAGTAAGCAACTTATTTCACATTTGGGCTTAATTTATACCGTACATCTTTGTATGTTGATCTAGTCTTGATGTGATTTAGGAAAATTGTCCTGGTTTCCCTGAAAGTAGTCTTTCTGACTTTTCTCCATACAGGAAAGTTGCTGGGTATTATCTTGGCAGTAGTCGGGATTCTCCTGCTCCTGTTAATCGTCGTACTTATTGTTGTTTGCGTCATTCGAAAGTGAGTCTAAGTTTTCTTTCAGAGTTATATTGCAGGCTGTTATATCTATATGAGTCTTGTACATGATCTGACTATTTACTTGCCCTTTTTGTCAGGAAAAAGAAACCTAGAGCCAACAGATCCTCCATCTTTATGCCCAGAGGAAAGTCCAACCTCCCGGGTAATGCCACCTTTCCCAAAACGAGAGCAGACAATGAGTCCCACATTTACGCCTCAATTGAGGATCAACCTGTGGTGGATGGTAACTCCGGACACTGGGGCAACGGACATCAGGTGGACACGTACCGTCCGTACACCGGACCCACTGACCCCATACCAGCGGTTAAGGAATCTTCTCCCGAATATACGCTGGATAGAGGAGAT comes from Triplophysa dalaica isolate WHDGS20190420 chromosome 25, ASM1584641v1, whole genome shotgun sequence and encodes:
- the cdcp1b gene encoding CUB domain-containing protein 1, with the translated sequence MGSCLVSVLIGLILMQIQQNSECYKIEVTPQRATTVVFRRKGGQDLDCTACKRVGSSETCQSSDLKLDDPELTVVNFNCSQPADVFNVEVTQGIECFETRCNNIAIHPDSTRFLDFTRTFIWDVKVPLSNTVQLDFPAPGMRQIKPSEHCLNNHTYTIISYRAGRTSIGTFCMSGTISRIQVLYRGRVSLEVQKGTDLNPSDFKVSVGPESTMSVEVDSKLPRGESFEVFFTPEYTKGFSREDKIKWNFAVEPSHNFSVKYLDKTEPECQTGDVSIEYLFEDKFVLTKTLKDDPPANKNGDFSMTLANCLAKTGLSLNFEVSVFRGGIPKLCKVDLQNEEGLSLQVEKKNPMSYCEMRMNSLVQEKTVIPAGSKVELSFLDCSADDLQLMATKTIVLDCPRGPPCAVRSTDLTIPAPVSCLPALQQFTWLLRLPEGSIDLSSLQGNLHQSVPEKECNQVTFLVSEIGGSNIGQFCSDGEGTIQKIQIKGNASITAMPKGAQGLSQEKGPLLKAILNPEFSENVVYSVSPLFMGSTYLTTPNWPDGMMPSTSVTWTVLVPSDYRAEIVFTNISQPKCASGHAVVKIQSVDSQEVQSWREDQTLPSMVIQQQSFYLNMSNCEPKSERFAVLSKIILQRETRKLLGIILAVVGILLLLLIVVLIVVCVIRKKKKPRANRSSIFMPRGKSNLPGNATFPKTRADNESHIYASIEDQPVVDGNSGHWGNGHQVDTYRPYTGPTDPIPAVKESSPEYTLDRGDGRPEEQETYQPFLNPTSTFMPARPRTPLISVSSLRFEDRRMAQNELNTFKSTGDINPIRLSTDESRFQPQLDSDSDSFHEPEYDETM